The proteins below are encoded in one region of Oncorhynchus gorbuscha isolate QuinsamMale2020 ecotype Even-year linkage group LG01, OgorEven_v1.0, whole genome shotgun sequence:
- the cln6b gene encoding ceroid-lipofuscinosis neuronal protein 6 homolog isoform X1, with protein MHASMRKRQSYAMQSSTFLARHGSRDMDSSLLKPKFHLDLWVSFTIQNWLLDFGRPIVMIILPLEWFPLNRPSAGDYFHMAYNIITPFLLLKLIERSPKTLPHAAVYLCIITFVMGASIHLVGDSINHRLLLSGYQLHLSVRENPIIKNLQPASLIDSFELLYYYDEKLGHSMWYVPFFLILFLYFTGCFTHIKEEKRMPLAAWFLLAPSAVYYWYLITEGQIFILFIFTFFAMTATVMHQKRKGFVPDSNGLFLLYSFSIALGLVSIWVACLWSDQVLRKKYRGVIYIPEPWAFYTLHIRDKGASA; from the exons ATGCACGCGTCGATGCGGAAACGGCAGAGCTATGCTATGCAGTCGTCAACTTTTCTCGCTAG GCATGGGTCCAGAGACATGGACTCATCTCTGCTGAAGCCCAAGTTCCACCTGGACCTGTGGGTCAGTTTCACCATCCAGAACTGGCTGCTGGACTTCGGGAGGCCCATTGTCATG ATCATCCTCCCTCTAGAGTGGTTCCCCCTGAACAGACCCAGTGCTGGGGACTACTTCCACATGGCTTACAACATCATCACACCCTTCCTGCTTCTCAAG TTGATCGAGCGTAGCCCCAAGACCCTGCCCCACGCCGCCGTGTACCTGTGCATCATCACCTTTGTGATGGGTGCCAGCATTCACCTGGTGGGTGACTCCATTAACCATCGCCTCCTGTTGAGTGGTTACCAGCTCCACTTGTCTGTCAGAGAGAACCCCATCATCAAGAACCTCCAGCCTGCCTCTCTG ATAGATTCCTTTGAGCTACTTTACTATTATGATGAAAAGCTTGGCCATTCCATGTG GTATGTTcccttcttcctcatcctcttcctctacttCACTGGTTGCTTCACACACatcaaggaggagaagaggatgccGCTCGCTGCTTGGTTTCTTCTCGCTCCCAGCGCCGTCTACTATTG gtacctgaTCACAGAGGGCCAGATCTTCATCCTCTTCATCTTCACCTTCTTCGCCATGACGGCCACAGTGATGCACCAGAAACGTAAAGGCTTTGTCCCTGATAGCAATGGGCTCTTCCTGCTCTACAG TTTCTCCATCGCCCTGGGTCTGGTCAGCATCTGGGTGGCTTGTCTCTGGAGCGACCAGGTCCTCCGCAAGAAATACCGCGGGGTCATCTACATACCGGAGCCTTGGGCCTTCTACACTCTGCACATCAGAGACAAGGGGGCATCAGCTTGA
- the cln6b gene encoding ceroid-lipofuscinosis neuronal protein 6 homolog isoform X2, protein MHASMRKRQSYAMQSSTFLARHGSRDMDSSLLKPKFHLDLWVSFTIQNWLLDFGRPIVMIILPLEWFPLNRPSAGDYFHMAYNIITPFLLLKLIERSPKTLPHAAVYLCIITFVMGASIHLVGDSINHRLLLSGYQLHLSVRENPIIKNLQPASLIDSFELLYYYDEKLGHSMWYVPFFLILFLYFTGCFTHIKEEKRMPLAAWFLLAPSAVYYWYLITEGQIFILFIFTFFAMTATVMHQKRKGFVPDSNGLFLLYSIWVACLWSDQVLRKKYRGVIYIPEPWAFYTLHIRDKGASA, encoded by the exons ATGCACGCGTCGATGCGGAAACGGCAGAGCTATGCTATGCAGTCGTCAACTTTTCTCGCTAG GCATGGGTCCAGAGACATGGACTCATCTCTGCTGAAGCCCAAGTTCCACCTGGACCTGTGGGTCAGTTTCACCATCCAGAACTGGCTGCTGGACTTCGGGAGGCCCATTGTCATG ATCATCCTCCCTCTAGAGTGGTTCCCCCTGAACAGACCCAGTGCTGGGGACTACTTCCACATGGCTTACAACATCATCACACCCTTCCTGCTTCTCAAG TTGATCGAGCGTAGCCCCAAGACCCTGCCCCACGCCGCCGTGTACCTGTGCATCATCACCTTTGTGATGGGTGCCAGCATTCACCTGGTGGGTGACTCCATTAACCATCGCCTCCTGTTGAGTGGTTACCAGCTCCACTTGTCTGTCAGAGAGAACCCCATCATCAAGAACCTCCAGCCTGCCTCTCTG ATAGATTCCTTTGAGCTACTTTACTATTATGATGAAAAGCTTGGCCATTCCATGTG GTATGTTcccttcttcctcatcctcttcctctacttCACTGGTTGCTTCACACACatcaaggaggagaagaggatgccGCTCGCTGCTTGGTTTCTTCTCGCTCCCAGCGCCGTCTACTATTG gtacctgaTCACAGAGGGCCAGATCTTCATCCTCTTCATCTTCACCTTCTTCGCCATGACGGCCACAGTGATGCACCAGAAACGTAAAGGCTTTGTCCCTGATAGCAATGGGCTCTTCCTGCTCTACAG CATCTGGGTGGCTTGTCTCTGGAGCGACCAGGTCCTCCGCAAGAAATACCGCGGGGTCATCTACATACCGGAGCCTTGGGCCTTCTACACTCTGCACATCAGAGACAAGGGGGCATCAGCTTGA